One stretch of Streptomyces sp. 135 DNA includes these proteins:
- the fmt gene encoding methionyl-tRNA formyltransferase, translating to MKLVFAGTPEVAVPALDALIASDRHEVAAVVTRPDAPAGRGRRLVASPVAERAQEAGIEVLKPEKPRDEEFLARLREIGPDCCPVVAYGALLPKAALDVPARGWVNLHFSLLPAWRGAAPVQHAVMAGDEITGASTFLIEQGLDSGPVYGTVTEEVRPTDTSGDLLTRLAFAGSGLLVATMDGIEDGSLKAVPQPADGVTLAPKISVEDAQVDWAAPALRVDRVVRGCTPAPGAWTVFRGERLKIIQAALVPDRTDLAPGELSAAKNNVYVGSGSHAVELLWVQPQGKKPMRGADWARGVRIAPDERLGGGDVG from the coding sequence GTGAAGCTCGTCTTCGCAGGCACTCCTGAGGTCGCCGTCCCCGCGCTGGACGCCCTGATCGCCTCCGACCGGCACGAGGTGGCCGCCGTCGTGACCCGTCCGGACGCGCCCGCGGGCCGGGGCCGCAGGCTCGTCGCGAGCCCGGTGGCGGAGCGCGCGCAGGAGGCGGGCATCGAGGTGCTGAAGCCCGAGAAGCCGCGTGACGAGGAGTTCCTGGCGCGGCTGCGGGAGATCGGGCCGGACTGCTGCCCCGTCGTCGCCTACGGCGCGCTGCTGCCCAAGGCCGCCCTCGACGTGCCGGCCCGCGGCTGGGTCAATCTGCACTTCTCGCTGCTGCCCGCCTGGCGCGGCGCCGCGCCCGTGCAGCACGCGGTGATGGCGGGCGACGAGATCACGGGCGCCTCGACGTTCCTGATCGAGCAGGGGCTCGACTCCGGGCCGGTGTACGGCACGGTCACCGAGGAGGTGCGGCCCACCGACACCAGCGGCGACCTGCTCACCCGGCTCGCCTTCGCCGGCTCCGGGCTGCTCGTCGCCACCATGGACGGCATCGAGGACGGCAGCCTCAAGGCCGTGCCGCAGCCGGCCGACGGCGTCACCCTCGCCCCGAAGATCAGCGTCGAGGACGCCCAGGTGGACTGGGCCGCGCCCGCGCTGCGCGTGGACCGCGTGGTGCGCGGCTGCACGCCCGCGCCCGGCGCCTGGACCGTATTCCGCGGCGAGCGGCTGAAGATCATTCAGGCGGCGCTCGTCCCCGACCGCACCGATCTCGCGCCCGGCGAGCTCTCCGCCGCCAAGAACAACGTGTACGTCGGTTCCGGCTCGCACGCCGTCGAGCTGCTCTGGGTCCAGCCGCAGGGCAAGAAGCCGATGCGCGGTGCCGACTGGGCGCGCGGGGTGCGGATCGCCCCCGATGAGCGCCTCGGCGGTGGGGACGTAGGCTGA
- a CDS encoding transcription antitermination factor NusB, with protein sequence MNDQPNRRPRKPSGKPGKSGKPYRRPQKDPVRILAFEALRAVDERDAYANLVLPPLLRKAREKEGPEKFDARDAALATELVYGTLRRQGTYDAIVAACIDRPLSEVDPPVLDVLNLGVHQLLGTRIPTHAAVSASVELARVVLGDGRAKFVNAVLRKVAQDDLDGWVEKVAPPYDEDPEDHLAVVHSHPRWVVSALWDSLGGGRAGIEDLLEADNERPEVTLVARPGRSTADELLDSVGEDSALPGRWSPYAVRLSEGGEPGLIEAVREGRAGVQDEGSQLVALALANAPLDGPDRKWLDGCAGPGGKAAMLAGLAAGRGATLLASEKQPHRAGLVAQSLDGNPGPYQVIAADGTRPPWRPGTFDRVLMDVPCTGLGALRRRPEARWRRRPQDLDGFAPLQRALLRTALESVRVGGVVGYATCSPHLAETRAVVDDVLKHTGGAELLDARPLLPGVPALGDGPDVQLWPHLHGTDAMYLALIRRTA encoded by the coding sequence TTGAACGACCAGCCGAACCGGCGCCCCCGCAAGCCCTCCGGCAAGCCGGGGAAGTCCGGCAAGCCCTACCGTCGGCCCCAGAAGGACCCCGTCCGCATCCTCGCCTTCGAGGCGCTGCGGGCCGTGGACGAGCGGGACGCGTACGCGAACCTCGTCCTGCCGCCCCTGCTGCGCAAGGCCAGGGAGAAGGAGGGGCCCGAGAAGTTCGACGCGCGGGACGCGGCGCTCGCCACCGAACTCGTCTACGGGACGCTGCGCCGCCAGGGCACGTACGACGCGATCGTGGCGGCCTGCATCGACCGGCCGCTGAGCGAGGTCGACCCGCCGGTGCTCGACGTGCTCAACCTCGGTGTGCACCAGCTGCTCGGCACGCGCATCCCGACGCACGCCGCCGTCTCCGCCTCGGTGGAGCTGGCGCGCGTGGTGCTCGGCGACGGACGGGCCAAGTTCGTCAACGCCGTGCTGCGCAAGGTCGCGCAGGACGATCTCGACGGCTGGGTGGAGAAGGTCGCGCCGCCCTACGACGAGGACCCCGAGGACCACCTCGCCGTCGTGCACTCGCACCCCCGGTGGGTCGTCTCCGCGCTGTGGGACTCGCTCGGCGGGGGCCGCGCCGGGATCGAGGACCTGCTCGAGGCCGACAACGAACGCCCCGAGGTCACGCTCGTCGCCCGGCCCGGCCGCTCCACCGCCGATGAGCTGCTCGACTCCGTGGGCGAGGACTCGGCGCTGCCGGGCCGCTGGTCGCCGTACGCCGTGCGGCTCAGCGAGGGCGGGGAGCCCGGACTGATCGAGGCGGTGCGGGAAGGCCGCGCGGGGGTACAGGACGAGGGCAGCCAGCTCGTCGCGCTCGCCCTGGCGAACGCCCCGCTGGACGGCCCCGACCGGAAGTGGCTCGACGGCTGCGCGGGCCCCGGCGGCAAGGCGGCCATGCTGGCCGGGCTCGCCGCCGGGCGCGGTGCCACGCTGCTCGCCTCCGAGAAGCAGCCGCACCGGGCCGGCCTCGTCGCGCAGTCGCTCGACGGCAACCCCGGCCCCTACCAGGTCATCGCCGCCGACGGCACCCGCCCGCCGTGGCGTCCCGGTACCTTCGACCGCGTCCTGATGGACGTGCCCTGCACGGGACTGGGCGCGCTGCGCCGCCGCCCGGAGGCCCGCTGGCGCCGCCGCCCGCAGGACCTGGACGGCTTCGCCCCGCTCCAACGCGCCCTGCTGCGCACGGCGCTGGAGTCGGTGCGCGTCGGCGGCGTCGTCGGCTACGCCACCTGCTCGCCGCACCTGGCCGAGACCCGCGCGGTCGTCGACGACGTCCTCAAGCACACGGGCGGCGCCGAACTGCTCGACGCGCGCCCGCTGCTGCCGGGCGTCCCGGCGCTGGGGGACGGGCCCGACGTACAGCTGTGGCCGCATCTGCACGGGACGGATGCGATGTATCTGGCGTTGATTCGGCGGACGGCCTGA
- the rpe gene encoding ribulose-phosphate 3-epimerase — protein MAVQINPSILSADFARLAEEAKAVEGADWLHVDVMDNHFVPNLTLGVPIVESLARATDTPLDCHLMIEDPDRWAPQYVEAGAGSVTFHAEAAAAPVRLAREIRAKGARASMALKPATPIEPYEDLLRELDMLLIMTVEPGFGGQAFLDIMLPKIRRTRELIGKHGLELWLQVDGGVSAETIERCAEAGADVFVAGSAVYGATDPAEAVRSLRAQATAKTASSAWACDH, from the coding sequence ATGGCCGTGCAGATCAACCCCAGCATCCTGTCCGCGGACTTCGCCCGCCTTGCCGAGGAGGCAAAGGCCGTCGAGGGCGCCGACTGGCTCCACGTCGACGTGATGGACAACCACTTCGTCCCGAACCTGACCCTCGGTGTGCCGATCGTGGAGTCGCTGGCCCGGGCGACGGACACGCCTCTGGACTGCCACCTGATGATCGAGGACCCCGATCGCTGGGCCCCGCAGTACGTCGAGGCGGGCGCCGGATCCGTCACCTTCCACGCGGAGGCCGCCGCCGCCCCCGTCCGCCTCGCCCGCGAGATCCGCGCCAAGGGTGCCCGCGCCTCCATGGCGCTGAAGCCGGCGACGCCCATCGAGCCGTACGAGGACCTGCTGCGCGAGCTCGACATGCTGCTGATCATGACGGTCGAGCCGGGCTTCGGCGGGCAGGCGTTCCTCGACATCATGCTGCCCAAGATCCGCCGCACCCGTGAGCTGATCGGCAAGCACGGTCTGGAGCTGTGGCTCCAGGTCGACGGCGGTGTCTCCGCCGAGACCATCGAGCGCTGCGCGGAGGCCGGCGCCGATGTCTTCGTCGCGGGCTCGGCCGTCTACGGCGCCACGGACCCGGCAGAAGCGGTACGTTCATTGCGTGCCCAAGCGACGGCAAAGACCGCGTCAAGTGCCTGGGCATGCGACCACTGA